The genomic region CATCCGCTAGAACCCGCGCAATTTCGCGTAAAGCTGTGGTTTTACCAACTCCTGGACGACCGAGCATCAAAATTGATCTGCCCGTTTCTACCAAGTCGCGGATCATGCCGATTGTGCCGTAGACCGCGCGACCAACACGACAGGTTAAGCCGATAATTTTTCCTGTGCGGTTACGGATAGCACTAATGCGGTGTAATGTTTTTTCAATTCCGGCGCGGTTGTCTCCTCCGAATTCTCCGACACGCTGGATACACTCGTTAAGTTGTTCCTGCGAAATCGGGGTATCGGAAAGGTACTCAGCTTGGTTTGGAAAGCGGGCTTCGGGAAGACGTCCCAAATCCATCACCACTTCCACCAAACTATCCCTTAAAGGGTGATACTCTAAAGCTTGTCGAATCTCTAACGGCAAAATATCTAACAATTTTTGCAGATCGTCTGTATTGGGCATTCTTCGTAAGGTGGCGTTATCAACAAGAGAGCAAGAGCGCGAGCGTATGATTTCAGCATTTTTACACTGACTTTAGCTGAGAAACCAAAGAATTTGCTAGCTTAACAGCCTGCCAAAGTAATTCTCGGTTATCTTCTAAACGAAGCGATGGCACCACAGTAGATTGATTCATAGGCTTTTGTTCTAGTTGCTCTAAAATAGGTGAAAGTAAAACGCGAGCGTAACTACCGTAAGCAATACCAGAAATATGCAAATGGTTAGTGGCTAGTGAATGGTAGTTAGGTTTTAGGGAAATATTGTTGTTGTCCTTCCCTGACCTCTGACCTCTGACTCCTGACCCTTTGATAAGTCCGATCTCTTTCAACTTCGCAACGGTGTAATCATTCGTTCCTCCAGCTAACTGTACGTATCCTGGTAATCCGGCTGCGAGTACCTTTTGCCCTAACTTGATTGCAGCCAATGTGGTGCCATCACCGATATCACCGCTCATTGGTCGTCCGTCGGTTTGCCAAATCAACGGACAAGGTAGCGGTGCAATGATGTTGTACAAGTTCCACAAATATTCAATCATGCCGTCTCCGTCAGGACAGCTAATTGCTATTAACTTTAACCTGTTAAGCCACGGTTTGATTGCTTGCCATAGTCGTTTAAATTCAGTGATTCGTCCTATTTGCGTGTGAATTTCAAGTGCATCAACTCTGGATAAAGCTAACGGGGCGATCGCACCTGGTGTAGAAACATAGGCGCGCGTGTAAATTAGATCGCTAGGACATATAGGCAAACAACGACCGCAGCCATAACACAGATCCTGTACCACGCCAGAAAAGGTGTTGCGATCGCGGTCAAACACAATGGCTTGCGCGGGGCAAATTTTCTCACACGGTCGAGGACACGCTACTGGACACACCTCTGGATTAAATTCTGCTTTACGAAAATGTGGGTCTTCTCCATCATTTAAGCTCACCATTAACCACGGGCGACTTTGGTAAGCAAAACCTCGCTGCTGAGCATCACTAGCTAGCGAGTCCGCAACTGCTAGTGCTTCTTGCGCTGCTGCAATGACGGCAGGATCGGCTGCCACGTCAATACAGTCAACGCCAGCTAACGTGTAAGCTAATGTTAAATTTCTAACCGCAGGTAGATGTTGAAAGCTAGCTCCGCAGATCAACTTAAACCAGTGACCTTTATTCAAGGAGCATAAAGGTTTGTACAAGTCAGTCACACTTCTATGCTAATGTGTGACGTCAAAAATAGCAGCTTGCGAATCAAATTTAATAAAAAACTTTTGACAGATGGCTATTTAAGGCAGGTAAAATGCCTATCTCACTATTCATGTGCTAAAAAAGTTGAACGCGATTGTTCTTCACGATTTTTTGTTCAATTTTGTCATTACACTATAAAAGAGTACATTTGTACTGGAAAAAGCCATGAGTCTGAATGTTGTAACCTTAGTAGGTCGTGTTGGTAGCGAACCAGATATTAAGTATTTTGAATCTGGAAGCGTCAAGTGTCGGTTAACGTTGGCGGTAAAACGGCAGTCACGTAATAGCGATGAACCTGATTGGTTTACGCTGGAATTATGGGGGAAAACCGCAGAGGTCGCGGGTAATTATGTCCACAAAGGCAGTTTAATTGGCGTTAAAGGCGCTTTAAAGTTTGACACCTGGAGTGATCGCAACACAGGCGCAACGCGTACATCACCGATTATTCTTGTGGACAAACTAGACCTTTTAGGTTCTAAACAAGATAGCAACGCTAATTTTTCTAGCGGTGACGACAACTTTTAGGGGTCAGAATAGAGTTGAAAGAGAAATTGCGACTAAGACTAATCACTAACTACTTATCACTCGCTCCTCGCTCCTCGCCCCTCCTTTCAGTACCGAATTTGCAACGTTACCGTTGCTTCAACTTGCTGTTCGCCACCGACGATAGGAGTAGCTGCAACACTATCAGCCATAGCAGCTTGACGCGCTAAAGGAATAGGCGGTGGCGGGGTCGTACCAGCATTATTAATTTGAATGCTGACGACTTCACTAGGGGAGAGATTCAAGACGCTTAATACGGTATTCGCTTGTTGTTGCGCATCTTGTGTCGCTTCGCGTAAAGCTTGCTGTTGAGCTTGGGCGATCGCGCTATCTGTCGCAATAAAACTCACACTATCAATGCGGGTTGCGCCTGCTTTTACCGCTTCATCTAATAAATTTCCCGTTCTTTCCGTCGCCATCCGAAAACTGACAATATTTGTTGCTGAATATCCTGTTAATCGCTGTGTATTATCAGTGTAGCTATAAATTGGGTTAAGAGTAATACCAGTAGTTTCGAGTTTTTCTACATTACGTGACTTGAGCAAAGCAACAACATCTGATGAGCGTCGGGCGGCTTCTTGTTGAACTTCAGCCGCAGTTTTCCCCTGTACTTCAACACCTAAGCGCACTTGCGACAACGTAGTAGGAATTGATTCCATCCCACGACCGCTTACAGTAATAGTACGCATAGCAATTGAAACTTGCGGTTGTTGTGACATAACAGGAGGGGTGAATGCTAAACATAATACACTAGTAGTTACAAATATTCCGCGTAACGGATTCATCAAATTGGAGAAATATTTATGTTGGCGACTTTCAGCTACAGAAGAGACATTCATTGATTTTGCTGTCCTCACACTTAGAGGCTAATTGAATTTTGACGTCATGCATGACGTGCTATCTAATCTGGCATTAAACAAAAACAATGTTGCAATTGTTACAGTTTTTGTAACTTAAAATTAGTTAAAAATCAGGAACTGAGCAATTTTATTTTAATAGTAGGTATAAAGAAAACCTATTTACATCATCATCGTTACCCACTCCTAATTTAGTTAGCAAACTTGTACAGTAAAAAGAATGATTTTTGTACAGACATGG from Chroogloeocystis siderophila 5.2 s.c.1 harbors:
- the ldpA gene encoding circadian clock protein LdpA; amino-acid sequence: MTDLYKPLCSLNKGHWFKLICGASFQHLPAVRNLTLAYTLAGVDCIDVAADPAVIAAAQEALAVADSLASDAQQRGFAYQSRPWLMVSLNDGEDPHFRKAEFNPEVCPVACPRPCEKICPAQAIVFDRDRNTFSGVVQDLCYGCGRCLPICPSDLIYTRAYVSTPGAIAPLALSRVDALEIHTQIGRITEFKRLWQAIKPWLNRLKLIAISCPDGDGMIEYLWNLYNIIAPLPCPLIWQTDGRPMSGDIGDGTTLAAIKLGQKVLAAGLPGYVQLAGGTNDYTVAKLKEIGLIKGSGVRGQRSGKDNNNISLKPNYHSLATNHLHISGIAYGSYARVLLSPILEQLEQKPMNQSTVVPSLRLEDNRELLWQAVKLANSLVSQLKSV
- a CDS encoding single-stranded DNA-binding protein, with translation MSLNVVTLVGRVGSEPDIKYFESGSVKCRLTLAVKRQSRNSDEPDWFTLELWGKTAEVAGNYVHKGSLIGVKGALKFDTWSDRNTGATRTSPIILVDKLDLLGSKQDSNANFSSGDDNF
- a CDS encoding SIMPL domain-containing protein codes for the protein MNVSSVAESRQHKYFSNLMNPLRGIFVTTSVLCLAFTPPVMSQQPQVSIAMRTITVSGRGMESIPTTLSQVRLGVEVQGKTAAEVQQEAARRSSDVVALLKSRNVEKLETTGITLNPIYSYTDNTQRLTGYSATNIVSFRMATERTGNLLDEAVKAGATRIDSVSFIATDSAIAQAQQQALREATQDAQQQANTVLSVLNLSPSEVVSIQINNAGTTPPPPIPLARQAAMADSVAATPIVGGEQQVEATVTLQIRY